In Nicotiana tabacum cultivar K326 chromosome 19, ASM71507v2, whole genome shotgun sequence, one DNA window encodes the following:
- the LOC107820522 gene encoding F-box protein At3g07870-like: protein MRDRWPRGKKWLKLSSVETIALEQLRRSSTSRETKQEMKNNLETKGTWLPYDLLFKVFLLLPAETLCRLRCVCRTLLNMINSPAFVEAHFRQSETVLITQKSFREENIRSPFPLPSDKPNQCYFHFWDIHSGEGHKVCMPNLRNLECVLAACNGLVLARIKKNGGLVVVNPSTRNHIRMPLGTIGFAQECYGFMFSHFTGAYKVVHLFRDEHRHIRCEILNLTTRSWHAVDGPNSGEFGSISTTRRSVSAVGALYWLPKRDSCNHVVSLGFHDEKFQTVPLPINSTKNDRLVEIKGTLSFITHATLNLIQVWILNKEGLRENWIKRYSINRFYDITGFVPLCAWTTEIFFKRRGNPLLHIYNIEAEEMQEVNVGDVQIYMPHVKSLVSWDSPQGQWDV from the coding sequence ATGAGGGACAGGTGGCCAAGAGGTAAAAAGTGGCTTAAATTGTCATCTGTAGAAACAATCGCGCTTGAACAGCTGAGACGAAGCTCAACATCAAGGGAAAcaaaacaagaaatgaaaaataatttaGAGACCAAGGGAACTTGGCTTCCTTATGACTTACTTTTTAAGGTTTTTCTTCTACTTCCAGCTGAAACTCTTTGCAGACTGCGTTGCGTATGCAGGACACTTCTCAACATGATCAACAGTCCGGCTTTTGTTGAAGCTCACTTTCGTCAATCTGAGACAGTTCTAATTACTCAAAAGTCCTTTCGCGAGGAAAACATACGGTCACCTTTTCCACTACCTTCAGATAAGCCAAATCAATGTTACTTCCATTTCTGGGACATCCACAGCGGCGAAGGCCACAAAGTTTGTATGCCAAATTTGAGGAACTTAGAGTGCGTTTTGGCTGCCTGCAACGGTTTGGTCCTGGCTAGAATTAAGAAAAACGGAGGTCTAGTAGTTGTAAATCCAAGTACAAGGAACCACATTAGAATGCCTCTTGGTACAATTGGTTTCGCGCAGGAGTGTTACGGGTTCATGTTCAGCCACTTCACAGGTGCTTATAAAGTAGTACACTTGTTCCGCGACGAACATAGACACATCCGCTGTGAGATCCTGAACCTCACTACAAGATCATGGCATGCAGTGGATGGACCTAATTCAGGAGAATTCGGATCAATCAGTACTACTCGTAGATCTGTTTCAGCAGTTGGTGCTTTGTATTGGCTTCCAAAGAGGGACAGTTGTAACCATGTTGTGTCTTTGGGATTTCATGATGAGAAGTTCCAAACTGTACCTTTACCAATCAACAGCACAAAAAACGATCGGCTTGTTGAGATTAAAGGCACCCTGAGCTTCATAACTCATGCGACGTTGAATTTGATTCAGGTATGGATCTTGAACAAGGAGGGCTTAAGGGAAAATTGGATAAAGAGATATAGCATCAATAGGTTCTATGATATCACAGGATTTGTTCCACTTTGTGCTTGGACGACAGAAATATTTTTCAAGAGAAGAGGAAACCCTTTGTTACATATTTACAATATTGAAGCTGAAGAAATGCAGGAGGTTAATGTTGGAGATGTGCAAATTTACATGCCTCATGTAAAGTCCCTTGTTTCATGGGATAGTCCTCAAGGTCAGTGGGATGTATAA